The Pseudomonas putida nucleotide sequence GGTCTTGTTATGGCGTGCGTGAAAAGAAGGCGCTGAAAATGATTGTCAGTAAAAGAATGTCGCAACGATACAACTTTCCCTACTTGACGAGCGCTTAAACGCTACAGCCGGTAATTCTGGTACGCGCTTTGCAATTCTTCATCCGATGCAAAGGGCAGGCCGTGACGGTAACACCCTTTGTACGCGAAGGCTGTCATAGAACAGCCCATTGCGCCAATTGACCCAATAACAAGCCAACAAGGGTCGGATGCGCCTCAAAAGGGTGCGGTGCAATTCCGGCTCGTACAACAAGAGCGATTTGGAGGTTGTGAATGAAGATGTTGAAAACCACCCTGGCAGTCCTGACCGCTGCCGCCGCACTGGGCGCCGTGAGCACCGCCCAGGCCGGCGCCACTCTCGATGCGGTAAAGAAGAAGGGCTTCGTCCAGTGTGGCGTGAGCGACGGTCTTCCAGGCTTCTCGGTCCCAGATGCGCAGGGCAAGATCGTCGGTATCGATGCCGACGTCTGCCGCGCCGTGGCCGCCGCCGTGTTCGGTGACGCGACCAAGGTCAAGTTCAGTCAGCTCAACGCCAAGGAACGCTTCACCGCACTGCAGTCGGGCGAAGTCGACGTGCTGTCGCGCAACACCACCTGGACCAGCTCGCGCGATGCCGGCATGGGCCTGGTGTTCGCCGGTGTTACCTACTACGACGGCGTTGGCTTCCTGGTCAACAAGAAGCTCGGCGTTTCCAGCGCCAAGGAACTCGACGGCGCGACCATCTGCATCCAGGCCGGTACCACCACCGAACTGAACGTGTCGGACTTCTTCCGTGCCAATGGCCTGAAGTACACCCCGATCACCTTCGACACCTCCGACGAAAGCGCCAAGTCGCTTGAGTCCGGCCGTTGCGACGTGCTGACCTCGGACAAGTCGCAGCTGTTCGCCCAGCGCTCCAAGCTGGCCGCGCCGACCGACTACGTGGTACTGCCGGAAACCATCTCCAAGGAACCCCTGGGCCCGGTGGTGCGTAAAGGCGACGAAGACTGGTTCAGCATCGTCAAGTGGACCCTGTTCGCCATGCTCAATGCCGAAGAGGCCGGCATCACCTCGAAGAACGTCGAGGCCGAGGCCAAGTCCACCAAGAACCCGGACGTCGCCCGCCTGCTGGGCGCGGACGGTGAATATGGCAAGGACCTCAAGCTGCCCAAAGACTGGGTAGTGCAGATCGTCAAGCAAGTCGGCAACTACGGCGAAGTGTTCGAGAAGAACCTGGGCCAGAGCACCGACCTGAAGATCGACCGTGGCATGAACGCCCTGTGGAACAACGGCGGCATCCAGTACGCGCCACCTGTGCGCTGATGGCTGCACCCTGCGGCGGCATCCCGCCGCCGCAGGTTGTTCGAATCCCTATTTTTCGGGGCACTTCATGCAAAATCAAATTGGCGCACCCAAGGGGCTGTCCCTGAACGACCCGCGTGTGCGCGCCTGGCTGTTCCAGATTCTCACGATCGTCTTCGTGGTGGGCCTGGGCTGGTACCTGTTCCACAACACCCAGACCAACCTGCAACACCGGGGTATCACCTCGGGTTTCGACTTCCTCGAGCGTAGCGCTGGCTTCGGCATCGCCCAGCACCTGATTCCCTACGTGGAGTCCGACAGCTACGCGCGGGTGTTCGTCATCGGCCTGCTTAATACCTTGCTGGTGACGTTCATTGGCGTGATCCTGGCGACCGTCCTCGGCTTCATCATCGGCGTAGCGCGGCTGTCGCCCAATTGGATGATCAGCAAGCTGGCGACCGTGTATGTGGAAACCTTCCGCAACATCCCGCCACTGCTGCAGATCCTGTTCTGGTACTTCGCGGTGTTCCTGACCCTGCCGGGGCCAAGGGGCAGCATCAACATCGACGACACCTTCTTCATCAGCAACCGTGGCCTGAACATGCCCGGTGCGTCGATGGCGGAGGGCTTCTGGCCGTTCGTCGTCGCTCTGGTGTTGGCGCTGGTGGCGATCGTGGCGATGGTGCGTTACGCCAACAAGCGTTTCGACGAAACCGGCGAGCCGTTCCACAAGTTCTGGGTGGGGCTGGCGCTGCTCATCGCCATTCCAGGCACCTGCGCACTGCTGTTCGGCAGCCCGGTGCACTGGGAGGTGCCGCAGCTCAAGGGCTTCAACTTCGTCGGCGGCTGGGTGTTGATCCCTGAGTTGCT carries:
- a CDS encoding amino acid ABC transporter permease, which codes for MQNQIGAPKGLSLNDPRVRAWLFQILTIVFVVGLGWYLFHNTQTNLQHRGITSGFDFLERSAGFGIAQHLIPYVESDSYARVFVIGLLNTLLVTFIGVILATVLGFIIGVARLSPNWMISKLATVYVETFRNIPPLLQILFWYFAVFLTLPGPRGSINIDDTFFISNRGLNMPGASMAEGFWPFVVALVLALVAIVAMVRYANKRFDETGEPFHKFWVGLALLIAIPGTCALLFGSPVHWEVPQLKGFNFVGGWVLIPELLALTLALTIYTAAFIAEIVRSGIRSVSHGQTEAAHSLGLRDGPTLRKVIIPQALRVIIPPLTSQYLNLAKNSSLAAGIGYPEMVSLFAGTVLNQTGQAIEVIAITMSVYLAISISISLLMNWYNKRIALIER
- a CDS encoding amino acid ABC transporter substrate-binding protein, which encodes MKMLKTTLAVLTAAAALGAVSTAQAGATLDAVKKKGFVQCGVSDGLPGFSVPDAQGKIVGIDADVCRAVAAAVFGDATKVKFSQLNAKERFTALQSGEVDVLSRNTTWTSSRDAGMGLVFAGVTYYDGVGFLVNKKLGVSSAKELDGATICIQAGTTTELNVSDFFRANGLKYTPITFDTSDESAKSLESGRCDVLTSDKSQLFAQRSKLAAPTDYVVLPETISKEPLGPVVRKGDEDWFSIVKWTLFAMLNAEEAGITSKNVEAEAKSTKNPDVARLLGADGEYGKDLKLPKDWVVQIVKQVGNYGEVFEKNLGQSTDLKIDRGMNALWNNGGIQYAPPVR